A stretch of the Luteitalea sp. genome encodes the following:
- a CDS encoding integrase, whose translation TLLRWYQAGEDVEARLPTLSTYLGHRDPRSTYWYLSAAPELLALAADRLELSREVITR comes from the coding sequence GCACCCTTCTCCGCTGGTATCAGGCCGGTGAGGACGTCGAGGCCCGGCTGCCAACGTTGTCGACCTACCTGGGGCACCGGGATCCGCGGTCGACGTATTGGTACCTCTCGGCCGCACCCGAGCTGCTGGCTCTGGCCGCCGACCGCCTGGAGCTGTCCCGGGAGGTGATCACGCGATGA